In the genome of Buchnera aphidicola (Artemisaphis artemisicola), one region contains:
- the priA gene encoding primosomal protein N' produces MIIVKVILPLPIRQCFTYFMSDLMYPVIGGRIKVPFHSKSMIGIVVAFYTIHDISGLNFKHVTSLIDSKSIYTNVVLDLLIWINKNYHCPIGKLFFSVLPKFLANGYIIKNNYITRWSITKKGFELDINQLKNKKKQLYTITFLKKNSVLSTELNKYCLSKFILKKLEKQKLCKIDFNYQSILHKKYIFDFKKKIFLNKKLLIVINNILVKKNFSSWLLTRVNLYVKVKFYLGLIREILRRDLQILILVPYFKYINVIATFLKTYFNVSIGTIHSQLTNTQYLKNWIKTQEGENSVIIGTNNSVFLPFLKLGIIIVFDEHSLNYKNINECRYNAKDISILRAYKENIPIILDSETPSLKTLYNILNKKCFYIKLHKYNKPSFKTNIINLKKDKIKFGLSLTLINEINNNFQKKQVLLIFNKFSLFFFVLSCDKCNWIFECTSCHNYFEINQYDYILFCKFCLIKIKKPIFCYNCGSYFLKRLMINIESIKNKIKNIFPKRLMFFLLNKKNVNKDILNTKIFKFFNTDPYIIITTEEIVQNYFFPYVRLIGLIRIDNHFMSFQFRETEYFAQFYINLSQLINNRIKLIKVLIQTSLFNNSDLKNICYNGYFSFANKMLKIRKHFLLPPWSFQSIIYCKSVDINNNIIFLNLIRKLLKIKSKKYNSFLWLVGPTCCFTINNNKKNYYQLFVQCASRSLLKRILNESISIINLFSISRKVKWFIDIDPN; encoded by the coding sequence GTGATTATTGTGAAAGTAATTTTACCTTTACCTATTAGACAATGTTTTACATATTTTATGTCTGATTTAATGTATCCTGTTATTGGAGGTCGAATAAAAGTTCCTTTTCATTCAAAAAGCATGATAGGTATCGTAGTTGCTTTTTATACAATACATGATATTAGTGGATTAAATTTTAAACATGTTACGTCATTAATTGATAGTAAATCGATTTATACTAATGTTGTTTTAGATCTTTTGATATGGATAAATAAAAACTATCATTGTCCTATTGGAAAATTATTTTTTTCTGTTCTACCTAAATTTTTAGCTAATGGTTATATTATAAAAAATAATTACATTACTCGATGGAGTATAACAAAAAAGGGTTTCGAATTAGATATTAATCAATTAAAAAACAAAAAAAAACAATTATATACAATTACATTTTTAAAAAAAAATAGTGTTTTAAGTACTGAGTTAAATAAATATTGTTTATCTAAGTTTATTTTGAAAAAATTGGAAAAACAAAAATTATGTAAAATAGACTTTAATTATCAATCAATTTTGCATAAAAAATATATTTTTGATTTTAAAAAAAAAATTTTTTTAAATAAAAAACTATTAATCGTTATTAATAATATTTTAGTTAAAAAAAATTTTTCATCTTGGTTGTTAACTAGAGTTAATTTATATGTAAAAGTTAAATTTTATTTAGGGTTGATTAGAGAAATATTACGTCGGGATTTACAGATTTTAATTTTAGTTCCTTATTTTAAATATATAAATGTTATTGCAACTTTTTTAAAAACATATTTTAACGTTAGCATTGGTACTATTCATTCACAATTAACTAATACTCAATATTTAAAAAATTGGATAAAAACACAAGAAGGAGAAAATTCTGTTATAATTGGAACAAATAATAGTGTTTTTTTGCCTTTCTTAAAATTAGGAATAATTATTGTTTTTGATGAGCATAGTTTAAATTATAAAAATATTAATGAATGCAGATATAATGCTAAAGATATAAGTATATTAAGGGCATACAAAGAAAATATACCTATAATTTTAGATTCAGAAACTCCTTCATTAAAAACACTTTATAATATTTTAAATAAAAAATGTTTTTATATTAAATTACATAAATACAACAAACCTAGTTTTAAAACTAATATTATTAATTTAAAAAAAGATAAAATTAAATTTGGTTTATCTTTAACATTAATAAATGAAATTAATAATAATTTTCAAAAAAAACAAGTTTTGTTGATTTTTAATAAATTTAGTTTATTTTTTTTTGTATTAAGTTGTGATAAATGTAATTGGATATTTGAATGTACTAGTTGTCATAATTATTTCGAAATAAATCAATATGATTATATTTTATTTTGTAAATTTTGTTTAATTAAAATAAAAAAACCAATTTTTTGTTATAATTGTGGTTCTTATTTTTTAAAAAGATTAATGATAAATATTGAGAGCATTAAAAATAAAATAAAAAATATTTTTCCAAAAAGACTTATGTTTTTTTTATTGAACAAAAAGAATGTTAATAAAGATATATTAAATACAAAAATTTTTAAATTTTTTAATACAGACCCTTATATTATTATTACGACAGAAGAGATAGTTCAAAATTATTTTTTCCCATATGTAAGACTAATAGGTTTAATTCGAATTGATAATCATTTTATGTCTTTTCAGTTTCGTGAAACAGAATATTTTGCACAATTTTATATTAATTTAAGTCAATTAATTAATAATAGGATAAAATTAATAAAAGTATTAATACAAACATCTCTATTTAATAATTCTGATCTAAAAAATATATGCTATAATGGATATTTTTCTTTTGCAAATAAAATGTTAAAAATTAGAAAACATTTTTTATTGCCTCCTTGGAGTTTTCAAAGTATTATTTATTGTAAAAGTGTAGACATTAATAACAATATTATTTTTTTAAATTTAATTCGTAAATTATTAAAAATAAAATCTAAAAAATATAATTCTTTTTTATGGTTAGTAGGTCCTACTTGTTGTTTTACAATAAATAATAATAAAAAAAATTATTATCAATTATTTGTTCAGTGTGCTTCGCGTTCTCTTCTTAAGCGTATATTAAATGAATCTATTTCTATAATAAATTTATTTTCTATTTCAAGAAAAGTAAAATGGTTTATAGATATTGATCCAAATTGA